One window of the Salminus brasiliensis chromosome 1, fSalBra1.hap2, whole genome shotgun sequence genome contains the following:
- the akap12b gene encoding A-kinase anchor protein 12b isoform X2, with translation MGASTSAQSPGEEVEDAEEKLQKNGQISISSLNEKTDEQTDINGHTEDDTLAEIGQTDAMPQKEDSPETTEVLQDEVSPQVNGDQEEDKSISVDKSTSVEEKVEEKPSESNEVGFKKIFRFVGFKFTLKKDKNEKTEPVQLLTVKETDDGASEAAVEESKEEAVTVEAKPEGENAPDAPETEKEATAEDAVQAEAAADLPATDAPPETVKDSVSAEPEQQQAEEVVADPEKKPTEEVATTPEKETEPEVQTESPTSPPSQETQSPFKRFFTQGIFSNLRKKTSFKKSKDEEPVKEKTHEEDIKEAEEKAEEAVAEDKEVKEEVKEEVKEDVKEDVKEDIKEDIKEDAEEGPKSEQVEEFSAPTEETKAEASPEELPSTTEEQKEEELEVQVQTTSEAEPAPEAEPVAHTTTCEVMETPVADTDDKAKPTDDTKPAEEKPDEAAEEQPSPETEAATEPEVVSSQDKSKAQGSPLKKLFTGAGLKKLSSKKAKGKKEAESKLTESGEQVVEQIQSSTESQKESPEPQKPDSAPSSPEESGEHVIEEVSQAEANVEGDGEAVASDSEKKKDGILPWASFKKLVTPKKRVKRPSESEDEAPGDKPKSATLSSTESAALDDKTEETKPSDEVKDEAKEEESQVESKTETKAEKLEQSTEEPKKKMDTSVSWEALICVGSSKKRARKTSDSDDDETKIEEEVQQSGEEQVKTAESPLGSSQEAEHENLASSPEPEGEAVSTWESFKRLVTHRKKPKAEDKSDEASGPEQTTSDSEVPKEESSFSFRKLIPRRKKKSDAKQEPSSDVGSAEEDSDTPAVVPLSEYDSEQSEKAETEKKEEPSAEEAEVTPAKALAEDRSPSWISAAVENTEEEADGKQLSDIPEEGDTAATPKSTDNTIAEDFVEFTSEAVTALEPAEETEMVSAVSRITTSPVTSGETTPVPGDGVVKKAETILQEAVETITVTSTVMAVTVTEEQKKMIATIDTSPVQVESVIKEEKVVLVSHDRGEATTICTGLDTSEIKDVEEESPLKATVESVTAVTEVLSVEVAVEDQTLKPVEAGVDEQKVFEAQMNEVQADYKEQLHTPVENAVDETVQLESVKETPQAETVNELQEATAVKAAVVTAVQQEAQVLEEPLVTENTPKVETEGPIQPSVEEAVCAQTVEVTEIAVAEGEKLQELKDINESVASVEVASAEEVVMAVSEEVTPLLADGPVVETVESKEDSIPVVAQTEESALTEEISDSQVSAPKAESEVKEEIVIKEVPIIEPRADHEIEVAMKDVEVVSAEVEVEGHIEVASSKVSAVVQEVCKKVQEEVELSQAVDLKEAEAIQEQSTVIVQEVIQNVVGNLTEMHMEKETTVEPIEAKESSTTTAEETPKPEDVPAASETTEEKTAVSVPAIDESPLADVTVQDEKSSGEVPVQEDNPAVEVPVQEEKPAVEEPVQEEKPAVEVPVQAEEPVVEVPVQAEEPVVEVPVPEEKAVVEVLVPEEKPVVEVPVQEEKTAAEVPVQAEKSVVEVPVQAEEPVVEVPVPEEKPVVQVPVPEEKPEVDVPVPEEKPVVEVPVPEEKPVVDTPVQDVKAPAETIAEKLLKSDTEGRADELQTRVVTEPSLVEVSEAIQISETVPVAITDSIQPEKEEVATVTVDAVQQYTDVVKQEIELKEVEKNVEEDKTIGESTGSEEEKRQVEDDLKEVTEVIQQVTTETSVSQETREESSQITQIVTVVSTKQAQMIEEQCQIETTMEINVGIINVVDADGETETTIKEDSSKNQEPVEDRPQTALEEAQKDVSTPDVKKRQDESGDATCQKTEAKATEVKMAVEETVNAIKEEEVGNEIDPVSTEITTVS, from the coding sequence TTGGCCAGACAGATGCCATGCCTCAGAAGGAGGATAGCCCCGAGACCACTGAGGTGCTCCAGGATGAAGTCTCCCCTCAGGTGAATGGTGATCAAGAAGAGGATAAATCCATTAGTGTAGATAAAAGCACATCCGTTGAGGAGAAGGTTGAGGAAAAGCCTAGTGAGTCTAACGAAGTGGGCTTCAAAAAGATCTTCCGCTTTGTTGGCTTTAAGTTCACACTGAAGAAGGATAAGAATGAGAAGACCGAGCCTGTGCAGCTGCTGACAGTGAAGGAAACTGATGATGGTGCTTCAGAGGCTGCTGTTGAGGAAAGCAAGGAGGAAGCAGTAACGGTGGAAGCTAAGCCTGAGGGTGAAAATGCACCAGATGCTccagaaacagagaaagaggcAACTGCTGAAGATGCTGTGcaggcagaagcagcagcagatctACCTGCAACTGATGCCCCGCCAGAGACTGTAAAAGACAGTGTTAGTGCAGAACCTGAACAGCAGCAGGCTGAAGAAGTGGTGGCAGATCCAGAAAAGAAGCCGACTGAAGAAGTGGCAACAACaccagagaaagaaacagaaccAGAAGTGCAAACTGAGTCCCCCACCAGCCCACCCTCTCAAGAGACACAATCTCCCTTCAAAAGATTCTTTACTCAGGGAATCTTCTCCAACTTGCGGAAGAAGACCAGCTTCAAGAAGTCCAAAGATGAGGAACCTGTGAAGGAGAAGACTCATGAGGAGGATATAAAGGAAGCTGAAGAGAAAGCAGAAGAGGCAGTAGCAGAAGACAAGGAGGTTAAAGAGGAGGTTAAAGAGGAGGTTAAAGAGGATGTTAAAGAGGATGTTAAAGAGGATATTAAAGAGGATATTAAAGAGGATGCAGAGGAAGGGCCAAAAAGTGAACAGGTAGAGGAATTTTCAGCACCTACAGAGGAGACCAAGGCTGAAGCAAGCCCAGAGGAATTGCCATCCACCACTGAGGAACAGAAAGAAGAGGAGCTGGAAGTGCAGGTTCAGACGACAAGTGAGGCTGAGCCAGCACCGGAAGCTGAACCTGTTGCTCACACTACAACATGTGAGGTTATGGAGACCCCTGTTGCTGACACTGATGATAAAGCCAAACCCACTGATGATACCAAACCTGCTGAAGAAAAGCCAGATGAAGCTGCAGAGGAACAGCCCAGTCCTGAAACAGAGGCAGCCACTGAACCTGAAGTGGTGTCATCCCAAGACAAATCCAAGGCTCAGGGAAGCCCGCTGAAGAAGTTGTTCACAGGAGCGGGGCTGAAGAAGTTGTCCTCCAAAAAAGCAAAGGGCAAAAAAGAAGCAGAGTCAAAGCTAACAGAATCAGGTGAGCAAGTCGTTGAGCAGATTCAATCATCTACCGAGTCCCAGAAAGAGTCACCTGAGCCACAGAAACCTGACAGTGCACCATCCTCTCCAGAAGAATCTGGTGAGCATGTTATAGAGGAGGTCAGTCAGGCTGAAGCTAATGTAGAAGGTGATGGTGAGGCAGTTGCCTCTGACAGTGAGAAGAAGAAAGATGGCATCCTGCCTTGGGCCTCCTTTAAAAAGTTAGTCACTCCAAAGAAACGTGTCAAAAGACCATCTGAGAGTGAAGACGAAGCACCTGGAGACAAGCCCAAATCTGCCACTCTGTCCTCAACAGAGAGTGCTGCCTTAGATGATAAAACTGAAGAGACAAAACCAAGTGATGAAGTAAAGGATGAAGCTAAGGAAGAGGAGTCCCAAGTTGAATCCAAAACCGAGACAAAAGCTGAGAAGCTTGAACAAAGCACAGAGGAGCCGAAGAAAAAAATGGACACTTCTGTGTCCTGGGAAGCTCTTATTTGCGTGGGATCATCCAAAAAGAGAGCTAGGAAAACTTCAGACTCTGATGATGACGAAACGAAGATTGAGGAAGAAGTGCAACAGTCTGGAGAAGAACAAGTTAAGACTGCAGAGTCTCCACTCGGAAGCTCCCAGGAGGCTGAACATGAAAATTTGGCCTCCTCTCCAGAGCCAGAGGGAGAAGCTGTGTCTACATGGGAGTCCTTCAAAAGGCTGGTAACTCATCGTAAGAAACCAAAAGCAGAGGACAAGTCTGATGAAGCCTCGGGTCCAGAGCAGACAACATCTGACAGCGAAGTCCCCAAAGAAGAATCATCCTTTTCCTTTAGAAAACTAATTCCTCGCAGGAAGAAAAAGTCGGATGCCAAACAAGAACCTtcttctgatgttggatctgctgAAGAAGACTCCGACACCCCAGCTGTGGTGCCCCTGTCAGAGTATGATAGTGAACAATCAGAAAAGGCTGAAACCGAAAAGAAAGAGGAGCCCAgtgcagaggaagcagaggtCACTCCTGCAAAAGCCTTAGCTGAAGACAGATCGCCGTCTTGGATTTCAGCTGCTGTGGAGAACACTGAAGAGGAAGCAGATGGTAAGCAGCTAAGTGATATTCCTGAAGAAGGAGATACAGCTGCTACACCTAAATCAACTGATAACACCATTGCTGAGGATTTTGTGGAgtttacatcagaagctgttaCTGCCCTCGAGCCAGCAGAAGAAACTGAAATGGTCTCTGCAGTCTCACGCATTACCACATCACCTGTTACATCTGGTGAGACGACACCAGTTCCAGGAGATGGTGTGGTCAAAAAGGCTGAAACCATTCTGCAGGAGGCTGTTGAGACTATTACTGTCACATCAACTGTCATGGCTGTCACAGTAACTGAGGAGCAGAAGAAAATGATTGCTACTATTGATACTAGCCCAGTCCAGGTTGAGTCAGTCATCAAAGAGGAGAAAGTGGTATTGGTTTCTCATGATAGAGGTGAAGCAACAACTATTTGCACTGGCCTTGACACCAGTGAAATCAAAGACGTGGAAGAAGAGAGCCCTTTAAAGGCTACAGTTGAGTCTGTGACAGCTGTTACTGAAGTGCTGTCTGTGGAGGTGGCTGTTGAGGACCAAACTCTGAAGCCTGTGGAGGCTGGAGTGGACGAGCAAAAGGTTTTCGAGGCGCAAATGAACGAAGTTCAAGCTGACTACAAAGAACAGCTTCACACACCCGTTGAAAATGCAGTGGATGAGACAGTACAGCTTGAGTCTGTGAAAGAAACACCACAGGCAGAGACTGTAAATGAACTTCAGGAAGCAACAGCAGTCAAGGCTGCTGTGGTCACGGCTGTTCAGCAGGAAGCACAGGTTCTTGAGGAACCCCTGGTGACAGAAAACACCCCGAAAGTGGAGACTGAGGGTCCTATTCAGCCATCTGTAGAAGAGGCAGTTTGTGCACAGACTGTGGAGGTCACTGAGATCGCCGTTGCTGAAGGCGAGAAGCTGCAAGAGCTAAAGGACATTAACGAATCAGTTGCCAGTGTTGAGGTGGCATCTGCCGAGGAAGTAGTCATGGCTGTATCAGAAGAAGTTACACCCTTACTTGCAGATGGCCCTGTTGTTGAGACAGTTGAGTCTAAGGAAGACTCCATTCCTGTTGTGGCTCAAACAGAAGAATCTGCACTGACAGAAGAGATCTCCGATAGCCAGGTCTCAGCACCCAAGGCAGAATCAGAAGTAAAAGAGGAGATTGTTATCAAAGAAGTTCCAATAATTGAACCAAGAGCTGATCACGAAATTGAGGTAGCTATGAAAGATGTTGAGGTTGTCTCAGCCGAAGTTGAGGTTGAGGGACACATTGAAGTTGCATCGTCGAAAGTTAGTGCTGTGGTTCAGGAAGTGTGTAAGAAAGTTCAGGAAGAGGTAGAACTTTCACAGGCAGTGGACTTGAAGGAAGCAGAAGCCATTCAGGAACAGAGCACAGTGATTGTCCAGGAAGTCATTCAGAATGTTGTAGGGAATCTTACTGAAATGCACATggaaaaagaaacaacagtAGAACCAATCGAGGCAAAGGAGAGCAGTACCACAACAGCAGAAGAAACACCAAAGCCTGAAGATGTACCAGCAGCTTCTGAAACGACAGAGGAAAAAACTGCAGTATCTGTTCCAGCTATAGATGAATCACCTTTAGCAGATGTTACAGTCCAAGATGAAAAATCTTCAGGAGAAGTACCAGTACAGGAAGATAACCCAGCAGTCGAAGtaccagtgcaggaggaaaaGCCTGCTGTTGAAGAACCAGTCCAGGAAGAAAAGCCCGCTGTTGAAGTACCAGTCCAAGCAGAAGAACCTGTGGTAGAAGTACCAGTCCAAGCAGAAGAACCTGTGGTTGAAGTACCAGTCCCAGAGGAGAAAGCTGTGGTTGAAGTACTAGTCCCAGAAGAGAAACCTGTGGTTGAAGTACCAGTCCAGGAAGAAAAAACTGCAGCTGAAGTTCCAGTACAAGCTGAAAAATCTGTGGTTGAAGTACCAGTACAAGCAGAAGAACCTGTGGTTGAAGTACCAGTCCCAGAAGAGAAACCTGTGGTTCAAGTACCAGTCCCAGAAGAGAAACCTGAGGTGGACGTACCAGTCCCAGAAGAGAAACCTGTGGTTGAAGTACCAGTCCCAGAAGAGAAACCTGTGGTTGACACACCAGTCCAAGACGTAAAGGCACCAGCTGAAACCATTGCTGAAAAGCTACTCAAATCTGACACTGAGGGCAGAGCCGACGAACTGCAAACACGGGTAGTCACTGAGCCGTCACTAGTTGAAGTCAGTGAAGCCATTCAGATTTCGGAAACTGTTCCGGTTGCCATTACAGACAGCATCCAACCTGAGAAAGAAGAGGTTGCCACGGTCACTGTGGATGCCGTACAACAATATACAGATGTAGTAAAGCAGGAGATTGAATTGAAAGAAGTTGAAAAGAATGTAGAAGAAGATAAAACCATTGGTGAGAGCACAGGAAGTGAAGAGGAAAAACGTCAAGTTGAGGATGATCTTAAGGAAGTGACAGAAGTAATCCAGCAGGTAACCACAGAGACATCGGTTTCACAAGAGACACGGGAGGAAAGCAGTCAAATAACACAAATAGTGACTGTTGTAAGCACAAAGCAAGCTCAAATGATAGAAGAGCAGTGTCAGATTGAGACGACAATGGAAATCAACGTTGGAATCATCAATGTAGTGGATGCTGATGGAGAAACTGAGACAACCATAAAAGAAGACAGCTCAAAGAACCAGGAACCAGTGGAAGACAGACCTCAAACAGCATTGGAAGAGGCTCAAAAGGATGTCTCAACACCAGACGTGAAAAAAAGGCAAGACGAGTCCGGAGATGCCACCTGTCAAAAGACAGAAGCTAAAGCCACTGAGGTGAAAATGGCTGTTGAGGAGACGGTGAATGCCATTAAAGAAGAGGAGGTGGGGAATGAGATTGACCCTGTCTCCACAGAGATTACAACAGTGTCATGA